One Littorina saxatilis isolate snail1 linkage group LG12, US_GU_Lsax_2.0, whole genome shotgun sequence genomic region harbors:
- the LOC138982502 gene encoding uncharacterized protein, translating to MSPKTSLASNHEAVDALCEMFRESLGIAGSVRCIVAGDQQEVAYVQDVVDILKCLDIEHPVAAYVVKVCQGHKDVYGCGVKSMLFFIGQLCKHIRQLTEQGVPLFYIEELLDEAIEDCISGISELKPVTIPVIVRPTASSHPPDLILSATPQDTHRQHSPSAVTLPGLQPNHPLSWQSPSSFGSISENNNTAPMKLPPADTASRSYCEDGLRSDEKRNKNVSDDVGDSEFKVISSKSTPDVHDPVIAHNCTNVSEIVHRVSGSVVPEKTDFETLQQTNQNLSTQKPSSSKAGLGSLQHPSTNQLLNLIKNGQLSSGNFNSFLLNSKNVTTSTSLHKRVMLRSRHFKNSDKTAEVEVSDGIDSNSSSNQPVSKNTLSDDSQVMGRSDLPLLVGKEDCFSSADEKDEPARVLGQVQLGEGVEKRGISLPEDAQDLSHNCEEMMSWAQEVIQQQVLCGSLSKLDVNLIHTSCVSGPHGCHRLVNGLVVHADTDSMQAVSKMTGPVSVLLINGDLTTDYKHKGYKATLSATQVIEGQVFLNQKKHTWHAQVIALLQKLEVDVVLVRGLVDADVKAQSMAAGIVLVDRVPFPALTVLQAACQTDFVTYILEAHESNVCTGICFRPLLETWCDSLSSEHKHLIITASVFMQTLVISSPSMAGREILEEQFWHCTARLTQAAQDGKVLAGDGATERWCAHLLTTASKKDREIPSLKWPGETSLYRPVVRATLAEAFLAYSVTATRNRLRAGHSPSNHSVSTVCEDFLPTSSSPDLPRANHPICAFGETRTLEYSVHEDSSCLAPNHSVCGGGEEPRISNKRETMPEVSRDLSLLPPVCVCDCDDLRGMAEMSHMPNCNINVASACPNQSQTQSLPGVDTERECASNNLSRLHHTSRHFDQKHQSSRTKRGENLDLGKGMDLGKPQVPGAVPQVMNNSGCDVSAVCDNYNSKISGWRTAVKCVCTVMRMDAIITTGVDKQTQPKHTVLL from the exons CACCCAGTGGCTGCCTATGTGGTGAAGGTGTGCCAGGGTCACAAAGATGTGTATGGCTGCGGGGTCAAATCCATGCTCTTCTTCATTGGACAGTTGTGCAAGCACATCAGACAGCTGACTGAACAG GGTGTGCCATTGTTTTATATAGAGGAGCTGCTGGACGAAGCAATAGAAGACTGTATTAGTGGTATTAGTGAGCTGAAACCTGTCACCATTCCTGTGATAGTCAGACCCACAGCATCATCACACCCTCCTGACTTGATTTTATCTGCAACACCTCAGGATACTCATCGACAGCACAGTCCTTCAGCCGTCACTCTTCCTGGCTTACAGCCAAATCATCCGTTATCATGGCAGTCTCCATCTTCATTTGGGTCTATTTCAGAGAACAACAACACTGCCCCTATGAAGTTGCCTCCAGCAGACACAgcaagtagatcttactgtgaGGATGGTTTGAGgtctgatgaaaaaagaaacaagaatgTCTCTGATGATGTTGGCGATAGTGAATTCAAGGTCATTAGTTCGAAGTCTACTCCAGATGTGCATGACCCAGTGATAGCTCATAATTGCACAAATGTATCAGAAATAGTACACAGAGTGAGCGGAAGTGTAGTTCCTGAGAAAACAGATTTTGAAACgttacaacaaacaaaccagaatCTGTCAACACAAAAACCTTCATCTTCCAAAGCTGGTTTGGGTTCTCTGCAGCATCCATCAACAAATCAGCTTCTGAATCTCATAAAGAATGGTCAGCTTTCTTCGGGAAACTTCAACAGCTTTCTGCTGAACAGCAAGAACGTGACTACATCAACCAGCTTGCATAAGAGAGTGATGCTGAGAAGCAGACACTTCAAGAACAGTGATAAAACTGCAGAAGTTGAGGTCAGTGATGGAATAGATTCAAACAGTTCCAGCAACCAACCGGTGAGCAAGAACACACTCTCTGACGATTCACAGGTGATGGGGAGATCTGACCTCCCTTTGCTTGTAGGCAAGGAAGATTGTTTCTCAAGTGCAGATGAAAAGGATGAACCTGCGAGAGTTTTGGGTCAAGTTCAACTGGGAGAAGGTGTGGAGAAAAGGGGTATCAGTCTGCCGGAGGACGCTCAAGACCTAAGCCATAACTGTGAAGAAatgatgtcatgggcacaggAGGTTATTCAGCAACAGGTTCTCTGTGGCAGCCTATCAAA GCTAGATGTCAACTTGATCCACACCAGCTGTGTGAGTGGTCCCCATGGTTGTCATCGCTTGGTGAACGGCCTTGTCGTTCACGCAGACACAGATAGCATGCAAGCTGTTTCCAAGATGACAGGCCCTGTTTCTGTGCTG CTGATAAATGGAGACCTGACAACAGACTACAAGCACAAGGGCTACAAAGCAACACTGTCAGCCACGCAGGTGATAGAAGGACAGGTGTTTTTGAATCAAAAGAAGCATACCTGGCATGCACAGGTTATAGCCCTGTTACAAAAG TTAGAGGTGGATGTTGTGCTGGTACGGGGACTGGTGGACGCTGACGTGAAGGCACAGAGTATGGCTGCTGGTATAGTGCTGGTGGACCGCGTTCCATTCCCAGCACTCACGGTCTTGCAAGCTGCATGTCAGACAGACTTTGTCACTTACATTCTTGAAGCTCACGAG AGCAATGTTTGCACTGGGATATGTTTCAGACCCCTACTAGAAACATGGTGCGACAGTCTCTCCTCTGAACATAAACATCTGATCATCACAGCTTCTGTGTTTATGCAG actctggTTATCAGCTCCCCCAGCATGGCAGGCAGAGAGATATTGGAGGAGCAGTTTTGGCACTGTACAGCCAGACTTACACAGGCGGCACAAGACGGCAAAGTGCTGGCAGGCGATGGAGCCACTGAGCGGTGGTGTGCACACCTGCTTACTACAGCCAGCAAAAAAG ACCGTGAAATTCCCAGCTTGAAATGGCCAGGAGAAACCTCCCTTTACCGACCAGTGGTGAGAGCGACTCTGGCAGAGGCCTTCCTTGCCTACAGCGTCACCGCCACACGCAACAGGCTGAGAGCTGGACATTCACCCTCAAATCATTCTGTGTCCACGGTTTGTGAAGACTTCTTGCCCACGTCTTCAAGTCCTGACCTGCCTCGTGCAAACCACCCGATCTGCGCATTTGGTGAAACAAGAACTTTAGAGTATAGCGTCCACGAAGATTCCTCCTGCTTGGCTCCAAACCATAGTGTATGTGGTGGTGGTGAAGAGCCAAGAATATCTAACAAGAGGGAGACCATGCCTGAAGTGAGCAGGGACTTGTCACTTCTACCTCCAGTCTGCGTGTGTGATTGCGATGACCTGAGGGGTATGGCTGAGATGAGCCACATGCCAAACTGCAACATCAACGTGGCGTCTGCATGTCCAAACCAGAGCCAGACTCAGAGTTTGCCAGGTGTagatactgagagagagtgtgctAGTAACAACTTGTCACGTTTACATCACACTAGTCGTCATTTTGACCAAAAGCATCAAAGTTCACGCACAAAGAGAGGAGAAAACCTGGATCTTGGTAAAGGTATGGATCTTGGTAAACCACAGGTGCCTGGCGCTGTTCCACAAGTGATGAACAATTCTGGTTGTGATGTTTCTGCAGTCTGTGATAACTATAACAGTAAGATAAGTGGGTGGCGTACAGCCGTCAAGTGTGTGTGCACTGTGATGAGAATGGACGCTATCATCACCACTGgcgtagacaaacaaacacagccaAAACACACTGTTTTACTGTAA